DNA sequence from the Bradyrhizobium diazoefficiens genome:
AGGCGATGACCGTCACACTTCACGTCTGCATCACCTGTCGTGCCGGCCAGACGCTTGGCGAGGGCGAGACGACCCCGGGCAAGCGCCTGCATGTTGCGATCCTCGAGGCCGGCGTGCCCGAGGGCGTCAGCGTAGTTCCCGTCGAATGCCTCTCTGCATGCAGCCAGGGCTGCTCGGTCGCGCTCAGCGCGCCCGGCCGCTGGTGCTATGTCTATGGCCGCCTCTCGGACGCCCACGCGCAGGACGTGGTCACCGGCGCCGCCGCCTACGCCGCCGCGCCCGACGGCCTCGTGCCCTGGCGCAGCCGGCCGGAAATCTTCCGCAAGCAGTCGCTTGCCCGCATTCCTCCCATCGCCATCGTGCCAGAGGCCGCTGAATGAATTCGCTCGCAAAAGTCCCTGTTACGGTGGTCACAGGCTTCCTTGGCTCCGGCAAGACGACGCTGATCCAGCATCTGCTCGCCAACCCCAACGGTAAGAAGCTCGCCGTGCTCGTCAACGAGTTCGGCAGCGAAGGCGTCGATGGCGAAATTCTGAAGTCGTGCGCCGACGCGAATTGCCCGGAAGAGAACATCGTCGAGCTCGCCAATGGCTGCATCTGCTGCACCATCGCCGACGATTTCATTCCGACCATGGAGAAGTTGCTGGCGCGCCCGGTGCGGCCCGATCACATCCTGATCGAAACCTCGGGCCTGGCGCTCCCAAAACCGCTGCTTAGGGCGTTCGACTGGCCGGAGATCCGCTCGCGCATCACGGTCGATGGCGTGATTGCGCTTGCCGATGCCGAGGCCGTCGCCGCCGGACGGTTCGCGCCGGACCCGCATGCGGTCGAAGCGCAGCGCGCAGCCGACGAGAATTTGGATCACGAGACGCCGCTGTCGGAAGTGTTCGAGGACCAGATCGCCTGCGCCGACATCGTGCTGCTGACCAAGGCTGATCTCGCCGGCGCGGCCGGCATCGACGCCGCCAAGGCCGTGATCACCGCCGAGATGCCGCGCCGTGTGCCGATGCTGCCCATCACTGACGGCGCGATCGATGCACGCGTTATCCTCGGTCTCGGCGCTGCCGCCGAGAACGATCTCGCCGCGCGTCCCTCGCATCATGACGGTGAGGAGGAGCACGAGCATGATGACTTCGCCTCCGTCGTGATTGATCTCCCTGAGGTGACTGACATCGATGCGCTGGTCGCTTCCGTCCAGAAGCTGGCGCGCGAGCAGAACGTGCTGCGCGTCAAGGGCTATATCGCGGTGGCGGGCAAGCCGATGCGGCTGTTGCTGCAAGCGGTCGGTGAGCGCGTGCGCCACCAGTTCGACAAGCCCTGGGGTGCAGGTCTCAGGCAATCGAAGCTCGTCGTCATCGGCGAGCACGGTGACATCGATGAGGTCGCGATAAGAGCGGGATTGGCAGCCTGATGCACGTCGTCTTCCGCGAGAGCCGCGGTCTCGACGAGACCGCGACGCCACGAGACATCGGCCATGATCCGGCCGATCTCGTGGTGCTCTCGTACTCGGACTCCGATCTCGCGGCGTTCGCCGCGGGCTGGCGGCGTGGCCGCGACAGCCTGCCGTCGCTGCGGCTCGCCCATCTCGCGGAGCTCCGTCATCCGCTGTCGGTCGACACCTATGTTGAGCGCACGCTGTCGCAGGCGCGCGGCATTCTGGTGCGCCTGATCGGCGGCGAGTCTTATTGGTCGTATGGGCTCGCGGCGCTTCGACAGCTCGCGAAGGACCGCAACATCGTGCTCGCCGTGCTGCCGGCCGACGGCCGTGACGACACGCGGCTGGACGCGTACTCGAGCTTGCCGGTCTCGACGCTGCGCCGGCTCAAGGTGCTCTGCGACACCGGCGGCCCGGTCGCGGCGCAGGCCGCTATCGCGCAGCTTGCGCTGGCCTCTGGCCTCTATGCCGGCCCGGTCGCCGGCGACATGACCGTGCCCGAGATGGGGTTTTACGATCCCGCACGCGGCGTGATTGCGGCGTCGACTGGCGGTGACGGGAAGCCGCGCGCGTTGGTGACCTTCTATCGCTCCTACCTTACGGCCGCCGACACCGGCCCGGTCGATGCCTTGATCGCCGCGCTGCGCGAACAGGGGTTTGACGCGTATGGCGTGTTCGTCGCCTCATTGAAGGCGCCCGGCGTTGCGGACTGGTTGCGGGATTATCTTGCGAAGAATCCGCCGGCCGCGATCGTCAATGCGACGGCGTTCTCGGCGATGGGCGAGGACGGCACGACGCCGTTCGATGCGGCGGCATGTCCCGTCTTCCAGGTCGCGCTCTCATCGGCGCGGCGCGAGGATTGGGCGGAGGCGCTGCGCGGCCTCTCGCCAGGCGATCTCGCGATGCATGTGGTGCTGCCCGAGGTTGATGGCCGTCTGTTCACGGGCGTCGTGAGTTTCAAATCGGCCGCGGTGCGCGATCCAGATCTGCAGTTTTCCCATCTGGCCCACAAGCCCGATGAAGAGCGCGTGAAGGCCGTCGCCGCGCGAGTCGCGGCCTGGCGGCGGCTCGCGGAAGTACCTGCCGCCGAAAAGCAGCTGGCGATTGTGCTGTCGAACTATCCGGGCCGTCCGCACCAGACCGCGCATGCGGTTGGTCTCGATGCGCTCGCCTCAGTCGAGGCCTTGCTATCCGACCTAGCGGAGGCCGGTTACGATATCGTACCGGTCCATGCGCTCGGCGAGACGCTGCTGAACCGGCATCTGACCTGGAGCCTCGCCAATTACCGCGCGGCGCTGGCGCGCCTGCCACAAGCCTTGCAGGATGATCTCGCGCAAGCCTGGGGCGCGCCGGAGAGCGATCCGAGCTGCCGTGATGGTGCGTTCCATTTCGCCGCGATCCCTTGCGGCCAATCGATCATCGCGGTTCAGCCCGAGCGCGGCGATGCCACCACGCGCGATTCCGACTATCACGATCTCGCCCGCACGCCGCGCCATGCCTATGTCGCGTTCTATCTCTGGCTCCGCGCGCAGGGGATCGATGCCGTCGTGCACATGGGCGCACATGGCACGCTGGAATGGCTGCCAGGAAAATCCGTGGCGCTGTCCTCGCACTGCTGGCCGGACGCACTGGTCGGCGACATGCCCGTCATCTATCCCTTTATCGTCAACGACCCCGGCGAGGCGGCGCAGGCCAAGCGGCGCATCGGTGCGGTCACTATCGGCCATCTGCCGCCGCCGCTCGAACAATCTGCCGTGCCGGAAGGCCTGCGTCGGCTCGAACGCCTGCTCGACGAATATTCGACCGCCGATGGTCTCGATCCCGCCCGCCGCCAGCGCCTGATCGCCGCGATCCGCGACGAGGCGCGCGCGGCAGGCCTCGACGACGATCTCGGCCTCGACGCATCGGCTGCACCAGCCGAGGCCATTCCGCGCATCGACCGCTTTGTCTGCGATCTCAAGGAGAGCCAGTTCGGCGACGGCCTGCACGTGTTCGGTCGCGGCGCCTGTGGCGAGGCGGAGCGCGATGCACTGCGCGTCGCGCTTGCGGGGCAGCGCGTTGCACCGGGGCCATCGGGCTCGCCGTATCGCGGGCGGCAGGATGTGCTGCCCACGGGACGCAATCTCTTTGCCGTCGATCCACGGGCGGTGCCGACGCCGTCGGCGCATGCGCAAGGGATCAAGCTCGCGGAAGAGCTGCTGCGCCGCCATTTGCAGGATCACGGCGATTGGCCCAAGGGCCTCGTGGTCGATCTCTGGGGCTCGGCAACGATGCGGACCGCTGGCGAGGAGTTTGCGATGGCGCTGCATCTGGCCGGACTTGCTCCGCGCTGGGACCACGCCTCCGGCCGCGTCACCGGCTATGACATCATCGCGCCGGCCGAGCTCGGCCGGCCTCGCATCGACGTCACGCTGCGGGTATCAGGCCTGTTCCGAGATGTCTTCTCAGGTCTGGCGCAATTGTTCGAAGCCGCCACTGAAGCGCTCGCCTCGCGCGAAGAGGAGGGCGAGGAGAATCCGTATCGTCACCGCGCCTCCCGCGTGTTCGCGCCGCGCCCCGGACAATACGGTGTCGGTCTCTCGGCGATCCCCGATGCTTTCACGCCGGAGACCCGCGATGCGGCCGGCGAAGCCTGGCTGTCGGCCTCGTCCTGGGCGCTTGCTGCCGATGGCGAGGCTAGGCACGATCGTGCCGGCATCGAACAGCGGCTCGCGTCCGCCGACGCTTTTGTTCACGTCCAGGATCTGCCGGAAACCGACCTTCTGCTCGCTGCCGACTACGCAGCGCATGAAGCAGGTGTTGCCGCGGCAGCCGCACATCTCGGCGCCGCAGGGCCATCGCTCTATCACCTCGATACAACCCGCCCCGAGCGGCCACATGCGCGTACGCTGACGGAGGAAATCTCCCGCGTCGTCCGCGCCCGTGCGGCCAACCCGGCCTGGATCGCCGGCATGATGTGCCATGGGTTTCGCGGCGCCGCCGAGATCGCTGCGACGCTGGAGCACATGGCCGCCTTCGCCCATCTGGCCGATGCCGTGCCGCCGCATCTGTTCGATCACTATTATGACGCGACGCTCGGCAATGACGACGTCCGAGCCTTCATGGCGCGCGAGAATCCGGCGGCGCTTGCCGCAATGGAGGTTTGCTTCACGCGCCTGCACGAGGCCTCGCTCTGGCGAACGCGCCGCAATTCAATCGCGGCGGCCCTGAAGGAGGCGTCATGAGCGCGACTTCCGTGAAGGGCCGGTGTCCCGGCGCGCTGCGGCCGATGCAATCGGGCGACGGGCTCGTGGTCCGTGTGCGCCCATTCGGTGGCCGGCTCGACGCGGCCCAGACCGCCAAGCTCGCGCATCTCGCCGAACGCCACGGTAATGGGCTGATCGATGTCACCAGCCGCGCCAATCTGCAGATCAGGGGCGTCAGCGATACCAGCCACCGGCTGCTGCTTGACGGTCTTGCGCAACTGTCGCTGCTCGATCCGAATGCCGACACCGAATCCCGGCGCAACATTCTGGTCACGCCGTTCTGGCGCGATGGCGACGAGACCCAGGCGCTCGCCGCCGAACTCGAAGAGGCGTTGGCGGACTCGACGCTCGAACTGCCCACGAAGTTCGGCTTCGCCATCGATGACGGCACCTCGCGCGTGCTCGCGGGCAGTTCCGCTGACGTGCGGATCGAGCGTGAAGCAGCCGGCGGCCTTATGGTGCGGGCGGATGGCGCCAGATTTGGCCGCACCGTCACGCGCGGCGAAGCCGTGAGCACAGCGCTCGCTGTCGCAAGCTGGTTCGTCACCAGCGGCGGGCGAGGGCGCATGGCAACGCATCTTGCCGCCGGCGCGGCATTGCCTGAGGCCCTGCGCGGCGAGGCGGAGCCTGCGCCCATCATGGCTGTCGCGCGTCCCGGTCTCTATCCGCAGGGCGCAATGGTCGGCGTCGCCTTCGGGCAGATGCCGCATGCGACGCTCAGTCGGCTCTCCGCTTGCGGGCGTCCGCTGCGCCTGACGCCATGGCGGATGGTCTTGAGCGAAGGGACGCGGACGATGCCGTCCGAAGTCGGCCTCATCACCGAGGCTTACGACCCGGCGTTGCGCGTCATCGCCTGTAGCGGCGCGCCGCGCTGCCGTGAGGCCCATGCCGACACCCGCGCGCTTGCCGCGGCGCTTGCGCCCAAGATAGGAGCGGCTTCGCAGCTTCACGTCTCAGGCTGCGCCAAGGGCTGCGCCCATTCCGGCGCGGCCGCGATCACGCTGGTCGCGACCGCTGCAGGCTTCGATCTCATCCGTGGCGGATCGATCCGCGACGAGCCCGTCCTGCGTGGGCTCCTCGGCGAGGACATCGTTCGGGATCCCTCCATCCTGATGGGAGGGCACTGATGCCGCATACTTACGAGACCGACGGTGCCGCGATTTACCGGCAATCCTTCGCGACCATCCGGACCGAGGCGGACCTGGCGCGCTTCACGCCTGATGAGGAGCAGGTCGTGGTGCGGATGATTCACGCCGCCGGCATGGTGGGCCTCGAGGCGCATATCCGCTTCACACCGGGTATGGCGACGGCCGCGCGCGCGGCGTTGCAGAAAGGCGCGCCGATCCTGTGCGACGCGCGCATGGTCTCGGAAGGAATCACGCGCGCCAGGTTGCCTGCGACCAACGCCGTCATCTGCACGCTCGGCGACGAGGCCGTTCCGGCATTGGCCCAGTCCATGCGCAACACGCGCTCGGCTGCGGCGCTGGAGCTGTGGCGGCCGCATCTCGATGGTGCGATCGTCGCGATCGGCAATGCGCCGACCGCGCTGTTTCATCTGCTCAACATGCTTGAGGACCGCGACTGCCCGCGGCCTGCGGCCATCATCGGCTGCCCGGTCGGCTTCGTCGGCGCCGCCGAATCCAAGGCCGCGCTGATGGCCCATCCGCCGGTACCCGCGCTAACGGTCGAGGGCCGTCTCGGCGGCTCCGCGATCACGGTTGCCGCCGTGAACGCGCTCGCAAGCCGGAGCGAATAGAGATGGGATGCATCATCTGCTGCGGTCTCGGCCCCGGCAATCCTGATATGATGAGCGTGCGCGCGGATCGCACGGTGCGCGGTGCAAAGCACGTTGCCTATTTCCGTAAAAAGAGCAGGCCAGGCCAGGCGCGACGTATCGTCGAGGGCATGCTGGCGGTCGACGTGACAGAATATCCCATGGAATATCCTGTCACGACCGAGATCGCTTTCGACAGCGCCGAATATGTGCAGCTCCTGGCCGGCTTCTACGACGAATGGGCGGAACGCCTGGCGCGGCTGGCGCGCGCCGTCGACGTCGTCGT
Encoded proteins:
- a CDS encoding DUF1636 domain-containing protein yields the protein MTVTLHVCITCRAGQTLGEGETTPGKRLHVAILEAGVPEGVSVVPVECLSACSQGCSVALSAPGRWCYVYGRLSDAHAQDVVTGAAAYAAAPDGLVPWRSRPEIFRKQSLARIPPIAIVPEAAE
- the cobW gene encoding cobalamin biosynthesis protein CobW translates to MNSLAKVPVTVVTGFLGSGKTTLIQHLLANPNGKKLAVLVNEFGSEGVDGEILKSCADANCPEENIVELANGCICCTIADDFIPTMEKLLARPVRPDHILIETSGLALPKPLLRAFDWPEIRSRITVDGVIALADAEAVAAGRFAPDPHAVEAQRAADENLDHETPLSEVFEDQIACADIVLLTKADLAGAAGIDAAKAVITAEMPRRVPMLPITDGAIDARVILGLGAAAENDLAARPSHHDGEEEHEHDDFASVVIDLPEVTDIDALVASVQKLAREQNVLRVKGYIAVAGKPMRLLLQAVGERVRHQFDKPWGAGLRQSKLVVIGEHGDIDEVAIRAGLAA
- the cobN gene encoding cobaltochelatase subunit CobN, which codes for MHVVFRESRGLDETATPRDIGHDPADLVVLSYSDSDLAAFAAGWRRGRDSLPSLRLAHLAELRHPLSVDTYVERTLSQARGILVRLIGGESYWSYGLAALRQLAKDRNIVLAVLPADGRDDTRLDAYSSLPVSTLRRLKVLCDTGGPVAAQAAIAQLALASGLYAGPVAGDMTVPEMGFYDPARGVIAASTGGDGKPRALVTFYRSYLTAADTGPVDALIAALREQGFDAYGVFVASLKAPGVADWLRDYLAKNPPAAIVNATAFSAMGEDGTTPFDAAACPVFQVALSSARREDWAEALRGLSPGDLAMHVVLPEVDGRLFTGVVSFKSAAVRDPDLQFSHLAHKPDEERVKAVAARVAAWRRLAEVPAAEKQLAIVLSNYPGRPHQTAHAVGLDALASVEALLSDLAEAGYDIVPVHALGETLLNRHLTWSLANYRAALARLPQALQDDLAQAWGAPESDPSCRDGAFHFAAIPCGQSIIAVQPERGDATTRDSDYHDLARTPRHAYVAFYLWLRAQGIDAVVHMGAHGTLEWLPGKSVALSSHCWPDALVGDMPVIYPFIVNDPGEAAQAKRRIGAVTIGHLPPPLEQSAVPEGLRRLERLLDEYSTADGLDPARRQRLIAAIRDEARAAGLDDDLGLDASAAPAEAIPRIDRFVCDLKESQFGDGLHVFGRGACGEAERDALRVALAGQRVAPGPSGSPYRGRQDVLPTGRNLFAVDPRAVPTPSAHAQGIKLAEELLRRHLQDHGDWPKGLVVDLWGSATMRTAGEEFAMALHLAGLAPRWDHASGRVTGYDIIAPAELGRPRIDVTLRVSGLFRDVFSGLAQLFEAATEALASREEEGEENPYRHRASRVFAPRPGQYGVGLSAIPDAFTPETRDAAGEAWLSASSWALAADGEARHDRAGIEQRLASADAFVHVQDLPETDLLLAADYAAHEAGVAAAAAHLGAAGPSLYHLDTTRPERPHARTLTEEISRVVRARAANPAWIAGMMCHGFRGAAEIAATLEHMAAFAHLADAVPPHLFDHYYDATLGNDDVRAFMARENPAALAAMEVCFTRLHEASLWRTRRNSIAAALKEAS
- the cobG gene encoding precorrin-3B synthase — protein: MSATSVKGRCPGALRPMQSGDGLVVRVRPFGGRLDAAQTAKLAHLAERHGNGLIDVTSRANLQIRGVSDTSHRLLLDGLAQLSLLDPNADTESRRNILVTPFWRDGDETQALAAELEEALADSTLELPTKFGFAIDDGTSRVLAGSSADVRIEREAAGGLMVRADGARFGRTVTRGEAVSTALAVASWFVTSGGRGRMATHLAAGAALPEALRGEAEPAPIMAVARPGLYPQGAMVGVAFGQMPHATLSRLSACGRPLRLTPWRMVLSEGTRTMPSEVGLITEAYDPALRVIACSGAPRCREAHADTRALAAALAPKIGAASQLHVSGCAKGCAHSGAAAITLVATAAGFDLIRGGSIRDEPVLRGLLGEDIVRDPSILMGGH
- a CDS encoding precorrin-8X methylmutase; this encodes MPHTYETDGAAIYRQSFATIRTEADLARFTPDEEQVVVRMIHAAGMVGLEAHIRFTPGMATAARAALQKGAPILCDARMVSEGITRARLPATNAVICTLGDEAVPALAQSMRNTRSAAALELWRPHLDGAIVAIGNAPTALFHLLNMLEDRDCPRPAAIIGCPVGFVGAAESKAALMAHPPVPALTVEGRLGGSAITVAAVNALASRSE